A stretch of DNA from Fimbriimonadaceae bacterium:
TGGCGAACGCCCTCCAAGTACTCGGCAGAGGGCACGCACAGGTGCTCCGGCGCGTACCGGTTCACCATCGCCATCGCCTCGGCCACGGAACCGACGAGGACAATCGCCCCATTGGTGTCCAGGGCTTTTCGCGCCGTTGCCGCGGTGGGCAGGTCGCCCAACTGACGCTCCGCCTCCGCGGCCACCTCCTCCGCGAGGCTCTCGGAGGTCGTGATCAGCACGGCCGACGCGTCGTCGTCGTGCTCGGCCTGGGCCAGAAGGTCGGCTGCGAGCGCACGGGGATCGCCCTCCAGGGCGACGATCACCACCTCGCTGGGCCCAGCCACGAATTCGATGCCGACCTCGCCCGCCAAGAGCCGCTTCGCGGCCGCCACGTAGATGTTCCCCGGCCCGACGATGCGATCGCATCGCGGGACACTCTCCGTGCCGAACGCCATCGCGGCGATCGCCTGGGCGCCGCCCAACCGGAACACATCATCCACGCCAAGCCGGTGCGCCAGTCCGTCGATCGCGTCCGAGGCTTGGGGCGAGGCCAGCACGATCTGCTCCACCCCGGCCACCTGCGCCGGCACGACGGTCATGAGCACCGTGCTGGGAAGCGGATACCGGCCGGACGGAACGTACGCGCCCACCACGTCGAGCGGACGCACGATCGTCGAGAGGCGCACTCCGGGCATCGGCTCGCACTGAGCAGGCTGCGGCAACTGTGTTTTGGCGAAGGCCCGGAGGTTGGTCGCGGCGTTGTCCATTGCCCGGACGAGGTCCGGGTCGAGGCGTCCCTCGGCCGACTGGAGGTCGTCGTACGGCACGCGCGGCCAGTCCGCGGGCGGCTCGCCCGCCCCCGCATCGCCGAGGCGGACCGCCCACTCCCACAACGCCTCGTCGCCGCGCCGCCGCACGTCGTCGAGAATCGGGGCGACGGCCTCCAGCGCCTCGGCCATCCGACCCGCCCGCCGTCCGAACACCGTTCCCGCATCGTTCGCGCGCAGGATCCTCATGGCACGATCTTGTTCAACGGGTACTCCACGATCCCCTCGGCGCCCGCGGCCTTGAGCCGCGGAATGATGGTCCGCACGGTCGACTCCTGCAAGATCGTGTTGACCGCAAGCCAGCCGTCTTCGGCCAGTTGCGACACCGTCGGCCTCTTGAGCGCCGGCAGTTCGGCCACCACGTCTTTGAGCTTCGATTCGTGCACGTTGAGCATGAGACCCACCTTATCGAGGGCCTCGATCGCTCCCTCGAGCAGCATGCGCAGGTCCGCGAGCTTCTGGGCCTTCCATGCGTCGGCCGCCGCTTCGCGATTCGCGATGAGCTGGGTGTTCGACTCGAGCACCGTTTCCACGATGCGAAGCTTGTTGGCCCGCAGCGAGGAGCCGGTCTCGGTCACTTCCACGATCGCGTCGGCCAGCACAGGCGGCTTCACCTCGGTGGCGCCCCAACTGAACTCGACCCTCGCGCGCACGCCGTTCGCCTCGAGGTAGCGCTGCGTGGCGCCCACCAGCTCGGTGGCGATGGTGAGCCCCTCCAAATCCCTCACGCTCTGCACGGGCGAGTTCTCGGGCACGGCCAGTACCCAACGCACCTTTCCGAACGACTGCTTCGCGTAAACCAGGTCGGCCAGAGCCACGACGTCGGTCCCGCTCTCCTCCACCCAATCGCGTCCCGTCAGCCCCGCGTCGAGCACGCCGTTGGCCACGTAGCGCGCCATCTCCTGCGCCCGGATCAGCATGCACTCGATCTCCGGATCGTCGATCGACGGAAAGTAGGAGCGGCTGGAAATGCCGATCTGGAAGCCGGCGCGCCGAAACAGATCCACGGTCGCCTGCTCGAGGCTGCCTTTCGGAATCCCCAGCTTCAGTTTCACTTCGATCCTCCATAGACGGCCTGCGGGTCGTACGTGCGCTCCTCACTCACGACCCAGCTCCCGTTCTCCCACGTGCGGAAGAAGCACGAGGCGTACCCCTCGTGGCAAACCCCCGGCCCCACCGGGTCGACTTGGACGAGCACCGTATCGGCGTCGCAGTCCACCTCGATGCGCTTGACGAGCAGTTTGTGGCCCGAGGACTCGCCCTTCGTCCACAGCTTCTGGCGCGTGCGGCTGAAGAGGGTCACGCACCCCGTCTCGGTCGTGAGGCGGAACGCTTCGGGGTTCATGTAGCCCACCATCAGCACGCGGCTGGTGGCGGCATCTTGGATGACTGCGGCGACGAGGCCGTCTTGTTTTTCGAAGTTGAGATCCATGGTCGTTGGTCGTGGGTCGTTTGTCGTTGGTCGTGGGTGGCCATGCAAAAGGCCCACATCCTGGGAGGGATGCGGGCCTTGGAGTTCGTTTCGAGTCGAGTGGCTACGAACAGCTCAGCGGCGCGCCCTCCGGAAGAGGCCGGCGTGGTGATGATGCCGATGGTGCACGGTTCGGATCGCCATTCGAAGCGAGATTGTAGCACACCCCGTTGTACAATCTCACCCATGTCCACAAGCATCAAGCAACATCTGGTGGAGCGCATCGAGGGAGCGTTGGGGCGCTTTCGAAACGACTTGGAGGCCATGCCGGACGGCTCGCTCGGTACCAGCCCGGGCGGCGTCGCGAGGACGCCCCTCGACATCACCTACGAGATCGTCGTCGTGAATCGCGCACTCGCCATGCACCTGCGCGGCGAGCAAGCCCCCGAATTCGAGTTCGGAAAGTGGCACCACGCGCCGGACGATTTCGCAACCCTTGAAACCGCCCTTGCCGAACTCGATGCGAGCACCCACGAGGTGCTGGAAGCCTTCAAGGCGATTCCGGAAGATCGCCTCGATGTGAAACGCGGGCCGATGAGCGCCATCGGAACCGCCAGCCTCGTGGCCACTCACCTCATGTACCACGACGGCCAGTTGAACTACCTCCAGTCGATGCACGGCGACGACCAGGTGCATTGGGGCTAACGACGCGTCGGGCGGCGGCGTAGGAAGCCTCATGAAGCTGCTCCGCCACGCGAAGAAGATCGCGATCGCTCTGTTGTGCCTACCCGCGGCTTGGATGCTTTTGGGGATCGCCAACCGGAGCCGGGGCGACGTCCAACCCACTCCCCTCCCCGTCGTGTTGCAAAGCATCCAGGCGCTGGGAGAGCTGCACACCACGCGGTACGCCTACAACAACGTCTTCGAGTACACGTCGTCGAGGCAACCGGAAGAGTGGGTCGAACGCATGGGGATGGGTGGCGTGGTCCGGGGCGCCACGCGCAACCGCGCGCTCGTGAGCGCGCACGGCACCGTCGAGGCTGGTGTCGACTTGAGCCGGGCCACCGTACGGTACGACTTGGACGCCCAGGGTCGAACCCTGGTCGTCTCGCTGCCCGCACCCACGGTCTATGCTCCCCATGTCGAGGCCAAGGTCCACCAAGCCAGCCGAGGCATGTTCTGGCGCGACGACAACCTCGCGCTCAAGGCGCAAGGCGACGCGGGGCGCCGGTTCGTTCTCGCGGGGCGCGAGCAGGGCATTTTGGACTCCGCGAGGGAGGGCGCCCGCACCCAGGTCGCGGCGCTGCTCAAGGACCTCGTCGACGTGCCCGTCCGCGTGGAGTTCGGCTCGTAACGCGGGGTTACCCGCCCAACAGTCCTCGGGCCACCTCCGCCACGTGCGCGGCGGTGAGCCCGAACTTTTCGGCGAGCACCTTGGCCGGGGCCGAGGCGCCAAACCGGTCGATTCCCACGTGCGCGTCCGCGTACTTCGCCCAACCCAGGGTCGCGGCGGCCTCTACCGAGACCGTGGGCACGCCCGGCGGCAACACGCGCTCGCGAGCTTGCGGATCGAGGCGCTCGAAGAGGTGCCACGACGGCAGGCTCACCACGCGCGTCAAGGTGCCCTCTTGCTCGAGCAGTTCCGACGCTTCGAGCGCGAGAGAGAGTTCGCTCCCGGTCGCCACGAGCACCATCTCGGCGGGCAGTTTCGAGGCCTCGCGGAGCACGTACCCTCCCCGCAGGGCGGGGTGATCCCCTCCTCGGACGGGCGGCGTGACCTGGGGCACTCCCTGCCGCGTGAGGATGAGGGCGCAGGGCGTCTCGGTGCTCTCCAGCGCGACCTTCCAGCACGCGGCGGTCTCGTTGCCGTCGGCCGGGCGCATCACGTTGAAGTTCGGAATCGCCCGCAGGCCCGCGAGGTGTTCGATGGGCTGGTGTGTCGGACCGTCTTCGCCCAACAGCACGGAGTCGTGCGTGAACACAAAGATCGACGGGCACTCCATCAGGGCCGCAAGACGCAGAGCCGGCTTGCAGTAGTCGCTGAACATGAGGAACGTGCCCCCATACGCCCGCATGCCGCCATGCATCGTCATGCCGTTGATCGCCGCGGCCATTGCATGCTCGCGCACACCGTAGGCCATATTGCGACCCTCGGGATGCTCGGGCTGCTGCACCACGGAGTCCTTAAGCTTGGTATCCACGCTTCCCGTCAGGTCGGCGCTTCCCCCGACAAGGGTCGGGAAGTGGGACTCGATGGCATTCAGGACCTGACCGCTGGAGGCCCGCGTCGCCATCTTCTCGGTGAACTCCGGAAGGTCCTTGGCCCACCCCTTCGGCGCGACGTGCTCGATCGACGCGGCGAGTTGGCCCGCAAGGTCCGCATGCGTCTCCCGATACGCCTCCAGGCGCGCCATCCACTCCGATTCCCAGCGCGCGCCGCGCTCCACCGCCTCTCGGAACTCGTGCCGAACGTCGTCGGGCACGAAGAACGAGGGTTCGAGGGGGATGCCCAGCACCTCCTTGGTCAACCGAACCTCCTCCTCGCCCAAGGCCTCGCCGTGCGCCTTTGCGGTCCCGGCCCGGTTGGGGCTGCCGAAACCAATGACGGTGCGAGCCAATATGAGGCTCGGGCGGTCCGCGACGGCCTTCGCGGCCCCGATCGCCTGGTCCACGGCGTCCACGTCGAGCCCGTCCACGTGCTGGGTGTGCCACCCATAGGCGTCAAACCGCTTCGCCACGTCTTCGGTGAACGCCAGGGAGGTCGATCCATCGATGGTGATGCCGTTGTCGTCGTAGAGGACGATGAGCTTGCCGAGCTTCTGGTGCCCTGCCAGCGACGCGGCTTCGCTCGAGACGCCCTCCATCAGATCGCCGTCGCTGCACAGGACGTAGGTGTGGTGGTCGACGACCGGGTGTCCCTCGCGGTTGAACGTGTTGGCGAGGAACCTCTCGGCAAGCGCCATCCCCACCGCTGTGGAGAACCCTTGGCCCAACGGTCCGGTGGCGATCTCGACACCCGGCGTCAACGTATTCTCAGGGTGTCCCGGCGTGATGCTTCCCCACTGGCGGAACGCGCGCAGATCGTCGAGCGACACGTCGTATCCCGTGAGATGCAGCAGCCCATAAAGCAACATCGAGCCGTGTCCCGCCGACAAGATGAACCGATCCCGATCGAACCAGCGGGGGTTGCGCGGGTTGTGCCGCAAGTGGCGCGTCCACAGCGCGTACGCCATGGGCGCCGCACCCATCGGCAGGCCGGGGTGGCCGCATCCGGCCGCTTGGACCGCGTCCATCGCCAGGCCACGCAAGGTGTTGATACACCGCACTTCGATGCTCGTCGAGACCGCGCTCATCGGGGGGGATGCTACCTCAGGCCCCGTGGATTCGAACTCTGGCGGGGTCTCAGGTAGTCTCTCCATCGTGCTCAGGGTCGCCACGATGCTGTTGCTCGCCGCCTTGGGGTCGGCGACGCTTGCGCAACCTCGCGAAGGCACCTACCGCCCAGCTCTCGGCCCCCCTGCCAACTGGCAGATCAACGAACACCACACGCTGATCTGGGACGGCGCACCCTACCTCCCGGTCGGTCTTCGGGTGGCCGGCACCACGGAACGCGTGGCGGAAGCCAAGTCTGCAGGCATGACCGACCTCGTGTTGGAACTGCCCGCCAGCGGCGTCGGGTGGGACGCGACCCTGAAGGCGGCCGACGACGCGGGCATGCGCTACATCCTCTGCCTCAACTCGCTGGCCCCGACGGCCAAGGGGGTGGTCGTGGAGCCGCAGGGTTATCGCGTGCGGGGCATCACGGAGAAGCGTTCCGTCTCGCTGCAACTGCCAGGCGCCTCTCGAGCGCTCATCGTCCTGATGACCGATCGGGACGGGGTTGTCGAAAGCACAAAACTCGTGCCCATCACCGATGGGTTGCTTCAAACGGTGGTCGAACCCAAGAACAGCCTCGACCACACGCTGCTCGTGTACCCGGAGATGGCGAGCCTCGATTTGCCCGATTTTTGGGAGGGGTTCGATCGGCACCGGGACGCCCTGGTGGGCGCCCTCCTGCGGCACCGTCCAGGCCCGGGTCTGAGAGGCATCCTCAACCCGCTGGGCGCGTTGGTGCGGCTGGCGACCCGGGACGTCGGAACGGTTCCGACCAGTCCCTACTTCCGCGACGAGTTTCAGAGCTACCTCGAGACGCGCTACCGCAACGTCGAGACCAACCAGCGCGCCTGGTCGATGAGCTCCTCCCCGATCACCTCGTTCACACAGATGGCCCGCCTGGTGCCTCTGTGGAACGGCACCAAAGGCGTGTCGCTGCTTTGGGACCCGGTCTCCGGGGAGACCTATGTCTGCAACTCCAAATACAGCACGATTTGGAGCGATCTGCAGAGCACGATCGGGAGCATCGTGGCGAGGCGCTACAACCGACTCGTCTCGGCGATCCAAGCCGCGTGCGACGTCCCCGTGCTGCAGGAGTGGGCCGGGTGGGCGTCCGCCTACGAGTCCATGTCCCCGGCCGTGGACGGCCTTGGCATGGAGTGCTCCAGCACCAGTCCGTCCGAGATCGCCGCGACCGCCGGCAGAGCGACCAGCTCCCTGCTCCGCTGGCGCACCCCCGGTTGGCTCGTGGCCACCGACGTCGAACTCGCCGGCGCGGTGAACCCCGCCGACTCCCTCAAACCCGTGCTGGACGACTTGGGCTCCCTCGGGGCAAGAGGCTGGTTCGTTCGGAACGCCGACGCCACGCTGAAGGCGGCGATCGCCGCCGAAGCGGCGCTGCGCTCGAGGGACGCCTCGTTCTCCCAATGGTCGCCCTCGGCCGTGTACTTCCCCGAAAATGCGACCAATCCCGCCGTGGCGCAGCGGCTCGCCGGCGGCCGGTGGTGGCTGCCCTCGCCGGCCAACGGCAACCGCATCGACCTCGGCTCCGACTTCTTCGGCTACCGGTACGAGTCCGGGGCGACGAGTTTCATCGCCTTGTGGACCCTCCGCGGGACCGCGCGCGTGCAGTTGCGGATGCTGGACCCCAAGGTGGCCCAGTTCGAGAGTGCGGACGGGACCGACCCGCAGCCGAAACTCAACCGCAAGGGCGTCGAGGTCACGATCCGGGACGTTCCGCTGATCATCACCGGAACGACCGAAATCCCGGTGCCCGAGCCCGCGCTCAACGAGACCATCCAACGGTTCGATCAGTTGCTCGGAATTGCCGAGGCTCAGGGTCGGGACGCGTCCGAGGAGCGGTTCTTCTTCCGCGACGCGCTCAACGGGTTTGACCGCAACCCCTCCGGCAGCTTCGCCTTGCTGCGCCAGCAGACGTCCAAGCTCAACCTCAAGCTGGCGACGTTCTCGTGGATCGAAGGGGAGAGCAGCCGTTCGAACACGTTCAGCGAGGTCTTGTCGGTACCCGGCTGCAGCGGGGGCGCCGTGCTTTCGCTCCGCTCGCAACTCAACCCGGGCCCCGACGGCTACTACGCCGAGTACACGGTACCGGTCAAGAGCGATGCCGAACAGGAGGTGTGGATCGCCGCTAGCATTCCTCCCGGTTCGACCTCCTCCGTTCGCGTCTTCGTCGGCGGCCAGACGCTCGCCATCTCCGCCCCGTCCGTCGGGCGCTACGGCGCAGGGTACGGCTGGTACCGCCTGGGAACGACCCGCTTGGGCGGCAACTCGCAGACGCTCCGCCTCCAGGTCGATGCCTCGCGCGGGGTCGAAGTCGCGATCGACGCGATCATGATTTCACCGACCCGGCAAAAGCCCTCCGGAGTGTTTCCGCCCGAGATCGTGTCGTTCCAGCCGCCTCCCCGCTGAGCGGATCGGAGTCGTGTACCACGCCCGCTCGATGGGGGTGCCGATCCTGCCCCCTTACAGGAACGGATTCGGGCGATCCCGCATGGCCTCTTCGGCAAGCTGCTCCTGCCGCTCGTAGAGGGTTGGGTCGAGTTCGACGCGACCGTAGAGGCACTCCCGTCGTCCCAAACGGACCGCCCAGCCGGCATCGCCGTAGCTGTAGTGCCACCACTCATCGCGACAGTTGGAGAATCCCGCCGAGAGCATAGCCCGCACCAGCAGGGATCGGTGGTGGGCCGCCTCCTCGGACAGCCCCAGCGTGTAGGTTCGGCTAGCTTGGAAGCGATCGAAGGGCGCATTGACGTCGATCACGTTTCCGTCGGCGTCCACCAGGTTCACGTCGAGGGCGGCCCCGGTGCAGTGGCCCGGCGGCGCCTTCTGGTCCGTCGGGGCGACCAATCGACACACGGTGCGTCGGAGCGAAGCAAAGCTGCGGTCGGGGAACGCCTCCGCCGCCGAGCGCATCATGAACTCGTAGATACGCTGTTGGCGCGCCAGGGGTCGCCACGCTTCCGTCACCCCCAGGAAAACACCCTCGGGCAGGGTTTCTGCGGCTCGTTGGGCCATGCGCGCAACGGTTTCGCGGCAGAAAGGAATGGTCTGCTCGCGCAGGATGCGCACGCTTGGAGCCGCTTCGCGCAAATCCACGAGAGGCTCCCCGCACTCCGATTCGGCCACGCGGTTCAACGCGCGAATCGGCTCCGGGGCGCCCTGGGTGCGATCCCAACGAATCATCGGGCCATCCTTCGCGCCGCGACGAGGATGCGCCACAGCAACGACGAGCGGGATGTCGGGGCGCACTTCGGCACCTCGATCCGGTCTGCCGCGGCGAAGGTGAATCCTGGTTCGAAGACCCGCCCGTCGCCGGCGCGGATCGACCCTGTGCCCGCCCTCACGACCGTGCGCTCCATGTCGGCGTCCAGCGCCAGACCACCGACCTCTGCAAACACGTCGCGAAGCCCCATGCCGCGGAAGTAGGCCACGCGACCGGGACGGCGGACGGCCCCCTGGACCGTCACGAACAGGCGCTCGTCGATCACGCCGACGCGCAAGGTGTCCCCCGGTTGAAGCGGCATGCCGCCATCCGCGTCCAAACGGATGCGCGCCACTGTCTCACCGTCCCGTTCGACGGTGATGTCGCGCCGGTTCGCGTGAGGCGTGAGTCCCCCGCAGGCCGAGATCGCCAAGGAGACGGTCGAGGCCTGATCGTGCGGCACGTTGCGCGGCGTGTACACGCCCCCCAACACAAAGACGTCCCGAGGTCGCGTGGCCAGGTGGAAGAACACGCGGTCACCGGGTCGAAGGAGCGGGTTCTCGCGCCGCCCTCCCCAGTCCGCCCGAATGTGGCTGCCGTCGTCGCGCACGATCTCGACCGCCGAGAGATCTGCCGCCGGACTGGGATGGGCGAGGGCGACGATGTCGGACAGGGAGATGCCATCGGTTGCCTCGATCTCGCCGCTCACCTCGACGGCGCCTCCAAACCGGATCGGAAGGTCGTCCCGCTCGAGGATTCGAATGGAAACTGTCGCGCGCTCCAGCGACAACTTGAGGAGCAGCAGCGCCTCGAGTCTGCGCGCCGCGTCCTCTGGGGACTGGCCACCCACTTCGACGGCTCCGAGGATGCCGAACGATCCCACCCCCTCCTTCGAGAGGGTCACGGTTCGATTCAGCGTGGGCTCCTGCTCGCACGTCACCAGCAGTCGATCCCCGCCGCGAATCGGGCGACCCTGCCCGGGCGCCGCAGCGGCGAGGAGGATCGCGATCAGGAGGACGCCGAGACGCACGACCCTGATTTTGGCACGTCCGCTTCGGCGGCAAAAGAGAAGGCCCCGCGCCGCGGGCGGCGCGGGGCCTGGAGAGGCACTCCCTACTGGGTCACCCGCCAGATCGCGCGGTCGAGCCACGCGTGCCACGCTTGCGTCGTTTCGGCGGCGACCTCGCGGAGACCGATCTTCATGCGCATCGTCCGCGTGCCAGCTTGGACAAACCGGCTGAGCGATCCCGGCGCGGCCACAGTGATCGTGGTGTCCGAGGTGCCGATGAACCGATCGTCGATCTGGACCCACGCCGAGGCGGTGTAGTCCCACAGTCGGATCCACTGCTTCACCCCGGAGATCTGGATCCGGGACTCGAGCGAAACCTCGAGCGCCGAAGGCGTCGCCGTAGGACACGTCGTGGTGAGCAACACTTCGATGTTGGCCCCGACCTCCTCGGCGGCGAGGT
This window harbors:
- the hisD gene encoding histidinol dehydrogenase, whose product is MRILRANDAGTVFGRRAGRMAEALEAVAPILDDVRRRGDEALWEWAVRLGDAGAGEPPADWPRVPYDDLQSAEGRLDPDLVRAMDNAATNLRAFAKTQLPQPAQCEPMPGVRLSTIVRPLDVVGAYVPSGRYPLPSTVLMTVVPAQVAGVEQIVLASPQASDAIDGLAHRLGVDDVFRLGGAQAIAAMAFGTESVPRCDRIVGPGNIYVAAAKRLLAGEVGIEFVAGPSEVVIVALEGDPRALAADLLAQAEHDDDASAVLITTSESLAEEVAAEAERQLGDLPTAATARKALDTNGAIVLVGSVAEAMAMVNRYAPEHLCVPSAEYLEGVRHAGSVFVGPYSPEAAGDYAAGTNHVLPTGGVARVRGGLSAADYVKVISVQELSREGLAGLAGTVTTLARSEGLEAHARSVEVRL
- the hisG gene encoding ATP phosphoribosyltransferase, coding for MKLKLGIPKGSLEQATVDLFRRAGFQIGISSRSYFPSIDDPEIECMLIRAQEMARYVANGVLDAGLTGRDWVEESGTDVVALADLVYAKQSFGKVRWVLAVPENSPVQSVRDLEGLTIATELVGATQRYLEANGVRARVEFSWGATEVKPPVLADAIVEVTETGSSLRANKLRIVETVLESNTQLIANREAAADAWKAQKLADLRMLLEGAIEALDKVGLMLNVHESKLKDVVAELPALKRPTVSQLAEDGWLAVNTILQESTVRTIIPRLKAAGAEGIVEYPLNKIVP
- the hisI gene encoding phosphoribosyl-AMP cyclohydrolase, with the protein product MDLNFEKQDGLVAAVIQDAATSRVLMVGYMNPEAFRLTTETGCVTLFSRTRQKLWTKGESSGHKLLVKRIEVDCDADTVLVQVDPVGPGVCHEGYASCFFRTWENGSWVVSEERTYDPQAVYGGSK
- a CDS encoding DinB family protein, whose protein sequence is MSTSIKQHLVERIEGALGRFRNDLEAMPDGSLGTSPGGVARTPLDITYEIVVVNRALAMHLRGEQAPEFEFGKWHHAPDDFATLETALAELDASTHEVLEAFKAIPEDRLDVKRGPMSAIGTASLVATHLMYHDGQLNYLQSMHGDDQVHWG
- a CDS encoding DUF4230 domain-containing protein, producing the protein MKLLRHAKKIAIALLCLPAAWMLLGIANRSRGDVQPTPLPVVLQSIQALGELHTTRYAYNNVFEYTSSRQPEEWVERMGMGGVVRGATRNRALVSAHGTVEAGVDLSRATVRYDLDAQGRTLVVSLPAPTVYAPHVEAKVHQASRGMFWRDDNLALKAQGDAGRRFVLAGREQGILDSAREGARTQVAALLKDLVDVPVRVEFGS
- the tkt gene encoding transketolase; the encoded protein is MSAVSTSIEVRCINTLRGLAMDAVQAAGCGHPGLPMGAAPMAYALWTRHLRHNPRNPRWFDRDRFILSAGHGSMLLYGLLHLTGYDVSLDDLRAFRQWGSITPGHPENTLTPGVEIATGPLGQGFSTAVGMALAERFLANTFNREGHPVVDHHTYVLCSDGDLMEGVSSEAASLAGHQKLGKLIVLYDDNGITIDGSTSLAFTEDVAKRFDAYGWHTQHVDGLDVDAVDQAIGAAKAVADRPSLILARTVIGFGSPNRAGTAKAHGEALGEEEVRLTKEVLGIPLEPSFFVPDDVRHEFREAVERGARWESEWMARLEAYRETHADLAGQLAASIEHVAPKGWAKDLPEFTEKMATRASSGQVLNAIESHFPTLVGGSADLTGSVDTKLKDSVVQQPEHPEGRNMAYGVREHAMAAAINGMTMHGGMRAYGGTFLMFSDYCKPALRLAALMECPSIFVFTHDSVLLGEDGPTHQPIEHLAGLRAIPNFNVMRPADGNETAACWKVALESTETPCALILTRQGVPQVTPPVRGGDHPALRGGYVLREASKLPAEMVLVATGSELSLALEASELLEQEGTLTRVVSLPSWHLFERLDPQARERVLPPGVPTVSVEAAATLGWAKYADAHVGIDRFGASAPAKVLAEKFGLTAAHVAEVARGLLGG
- a CDS encoding SLBB domain-containing protein, with translation MRLGVLLIAILLAAAAPGQGRPIRGGDRLLVTCEQEPTLNRTVTLSKEGVGSFGILGAVEVGGQSPEDAARRLEALLLLKLSLERATVSIRILERDDLPIRFGGAVEVSGEIEATDGISLSDIVALAHPSPAADLSAVEIVRDDGSHIRADWGGRRENPLLRPGDRVFFHLATRPRDVFVLGGVYTPRNVPHDQASTVSLAISACGGLTPHANRRDITVERDGETVARIRLDADGGMPLQPGDTLRVGVIDERLFVTVQGAVRRPGRVAYFRGMGLRDVFAEVGGLALDADMERTVVRAGTGSIRAGDGRVFEPGFTFAAADRIEVPKCAPTSRSSLLWRILVAARRMAR